One genomic region from Candidatus Eisenbacteria bacterium encodes:
- a CDS encoding thermonuclease family protein, with product MRQSHYFTCSLVLFVIMGLMISAPDLPAQDDRAQTRTAMERVAVNPDSIDVDDGDTVTIRWGGDDVEIIRILGIDTPETQHIGHNLPFDQPFGREAAGFAMGAFALATKVELLRADQMDPYGRTLGYLFLNGKNYSALIVAARLASETVNHYGDNGFPKEAAEVLAAAKTAGPVPFEPPFQFRQRMREVTDWMRATGQLPEDE from the coding sequence ATGAGACAATCTCATTATTTCACCTGTTCACTGGTCTTGTTTGTCATTATGGGTCTCATGATCTCCGCCCCCGATCTGCCGGCTCAGGACGATCGGGCTCAGACTCGAACGGCCATGGAACGGGTCGCTGTGAATCCCGACAGTATAGATGTGGATGATGGTGATACGGTCACCATTCGATGGGGGGGTGACGATGTAGAGATCATCCGCATCCTCGGCATCGACACGCCCGAGACACAGCACATAGGCCACAATCTTCCTTTTGACCAACCCTTCGGCCGGGAAGCCGCCGGATTCGCCATGGGGGCCTTCGCTCTAGCCACAAAGGTGGAGCTTCTCCGCGCCGACCAAATGGATCCTTACGGCCGGACTCTTGGTTATTTGTTCCTGAATGGCAAAAACTACTCGGCCCTCATCGTCGCCGCGCGATTGGCCTCCGAGACGGTGAATCACTATGGTGATAACGGCTTTCCGAAAGAGGCGGCGGAAGTGCTGGCGGCCGCCAAGACCGCCGGTCCCGTACCCTTCGAGCCGCCCTTTCAATTTCGCCAGCGGATGAGAGAGGTGACCGATTGGATGCGCGCGACAGGGCAGCTTCCGGAAGATGAATGA
- a CDS encoding fibronectin type III domain-containing protein yields the protein MRTPNSFYLPIFVALIAMVLIWGCSDEIADPEQNIKLTVELGRDADDVDHGWLVVDHDSENQYRLSRNENLLESRSLELEPGAHYFAATAVDANENILFMGASTDTIPEGYGEFNLTIELAAVRPICGFAPSSIDFGVVQIGQSKVDSLIITNSGNADLEVDISVDCAGFEIVAGAGHHTLVPGQSLTLTVEFTPETVGDLTCSIQTGTDCESIVCIGTAQEAPLMVPAAPTDLVATAASSRQIDLNWTDNSDNETGFVIKRGMSVGGPYSEIDVVDPDTESYSDPTLSKATTYWYWVSAVNEAGSSDPTNLVSARTEDEAPTVPTNLVATVISIDQIELSWTDTSDNESGFRIERATSSGGPYSIIDTVDPDVTEYIDSNLSQGATYWYKVTAFNDIGEVDSTDPVSATTGLEPPTAPSALVAVAGSTSRIELSWTDNSDNEDGFRIRRGQALNGAYTEIATVGANTTTYTNSDLPSSTKYYYRVTAYNSAGESAPTTVVSATTGDQMPAAPSNLVATAISNNRIDLTWTDNSDNEDGFRVESSNASNGQYVEITPLGPNRTSYSNTGLASSTKYYYRVIAYNTAGASAPTVPVYAITKDVLPEAPSGLAATGVSSSQINLTWNDNSNNEKGFRIERSQSLNGTFIEITPVGPNRTTYSNMGLAASTKYYYRISSYNDAGGSAVTAPVYATTLDAFPDGAPSGLTATAVSSSQINLTWIDNCSNEKGFRIERSTALNGQYIEITPVGPNRTTYSNMGLSASTKYYYRVLAYNDAGETEPTEPVFATTKDLMPEAKPSNLTATPVSTSQINLSWTDNSTNEKGFRILRSQASNGVYVEITPVGPNRTTYSNMGLAPSTKYYYKVLAYNDTGETEPTEAVWATTLDEMPLAPSNLVATPASDTQIDLGWTDNSDNEKGFRIERSLLSNGPWTEITPVGPNRTTYANLGLSASTKYYYRVRSYNDAGESNPTTTAWATTDSPQPLEPSDLAATVESSYQINLSWTDNARNETGYRIERSTIAAGGPYVTAGTVGVNGSNFSDTGLTPATLYWYRVLAFNSGYQSNRVGPVSATTHDVPPAAPSHLEGMAINSSRIDLTWTDNSGNETGFQIERATAGAGPYTAIDTTAADVEAYSNTGLTAATTYWYQVSALNALGKSASVDPISVTTAVGPPSKPTGLTATAISSERIDLEWTDTSDNETHFEIERSDAEDGTYVQIDTVGEDGDVFSDRGLDPSTTYWYRVSSSNASGDSTPTTPVSATTLAAP from the coding sequence GTGCGTACGCCTAATTCATTCTATTTACCCATTTTTGTTGCTCTGATTGCGATGGTCCTCATATGGGGATGTTCCGATGAGATCGCCGATCCTGAGCAAAATATCAAACTCACCGTCGAACTTGGCCGGGATGCTGATGATGTTGATCACGGCTGGTTGGTTGTAGATCACGACTCTGAGAATCAATACCGGCTGAGCCGTAATGAGAATCTTTTGGAGTCACGTTCACTTGAGCTAGAGCCGGGTGCCCACTACTTTGCAGCGACCGCCGTCGATGCGAATGAGAATATCCTCTTCATGGGCGCGTCGACCGACACCATACCGGAAGGTTATGGGGAGTTCAACCTGACGATCGAACTGGCGGCGGTCCGTCCTATTTGCGGATTCGCTCCCTCCAGTATTGATTTTGGTGTGGTTCAGATCGGCCAGAGCAAGGTGGATAGTCTCATCATCACAAACTCCGGCAATGCTGATTTGGAAGTGGACATCAGCGTCGATTGCGCCGGATTCGAGATTGTAGCAGGCGCCGGACACCATACCCTGGTCCCAGGTCAATCGCTGACCCTTACGGTCGAGTTCACTCCGGAAACTGTGGGTGATCTGACGTGTTCGATTCAAACGGGGACGGATTGTGAAAGCATCGTTTGCATCGGGACAGCTCAAGAAGCTCCTCTCATGGTGCCGGCCGCACCGACTGATCTGGTGGCGACAGCTGCGTCGAGCCGCCAAATCGACTTGAATTGGACAGACAACTCGGACAACGAAACGGGCTTTGTCATAAAGCGCGGCATGAGCGTCGGCGGACCCTATAGTGAGATCGATGTCGTCGATCCTGATACCGAAAGCTACTCTGATCCGACATTGTCCAAGGCAACCACTTATTGGTACTGGGTCTCGGCCGTTAACGAGGCCGGTTCATCGGATCCAACGAACCTTGTCTCCGCCAGAACCGAGGATGAAGCACCAACAGTGCCGACGAACTTGGTGGCAACGGTGATATCAATTGATCAAATCGAACTGAGTTGGACCGACACCTCGGATAATGAGAGTGGATTCCGCATTGAGCGCGCCACCAGCAGCGGGGGACCGTACAGCATTATCGACACTGTAGATCCGGACGTCACAGAGTATATCGATTCAAATCTATCCCAAGGGGCGACCTACTGGTATAAGGTAACCGCCTTTAATGATATCGGCGAAGTCGATTCCACCGACCCTGTCTCGGCGACAACCGGTTTGGAGCCGCCGACCGCCCCATCCGCCCTTGTCGCCGTTGCCGGATCGACAAGCCGGATTGAACTGAGCTGGACCGACAACTCCGATAATGAAGATGGATTCCGGATTCGGCGGGGCCAGGCTCTGAACGGCGCATACACGGAGATCGCCACGGTTGGAGCCAACACAACAACGTACACTAATTCAGACCTGCCTTCATCAACGAAGTACTATTATAGAGTGACGGCCTACAATAGCGCCGGCGAATCGGCTCCCACAACAGTGGTATCGGCGACAACCGGTGATCAAATGCCGGCGGCTCCGTCCAATCTCGTGGCCACGGCAATATCAAATAACAGGATTGACCTGACCTGGACGGATAACTCCGATAATGAAGATGGTTTCCGCGTTGAAAGCAGCAATGCATCGAACGGACAATATGTAGAAATTACGCCTCTTGGACCCAATCGGACGTCATATTCGAACACCGGATTGGCCTCCTCGACCAAATATTATTATCGGGTTATTGCTTACAATACGGCCGGTGCTTCAGCACCGACGGTACCTGTTTATGCGATTACGAAAGATGTTTTGCCGGAGGCGCCGTCGGGCCTGGCGGCTACGGGGGTGTCAAGCAGCCAGATCAACCTGACCTGGAATGACAATTCCAATAATGAAAAAGGGTTCCGCATCGAGCGCAGCCAGTCATTGAATGGTACGTTTATCGAGATTACACCGGTAGGACCCAATCGTACAACCTATTCCAATATGGGATTGGCCGCCTCGACGAAATATTACTACCGGATCTCGTCATATAATGACGCCGGCGGATCTGCAGTCACGGCCCCGGTTTATGCGACGACATTGGATGCTTTCCCGGATGGCGCACCGTCGGGTTTGACGGCGACAGCGGTCTCAAGCTCTCAAATTAACCTGACCTGGATAGACAATTGTTCCAATGAAAAGGGTTTCCGGATTGAACGCAGCACGGCCCTGAATGGCCAGTATATTGAGATTACACCGGTCGGGCCGAACCGGACGACCTACTCGAATATGGGGCTGAGCGCTTCGACGAAATACTATTACAGGGTTTTGGCCTACAATGATGCCGGCGAAACGGAGCCGACAGAACCGGTCTTCGCGACAACAAAAGATCTGATGCCGGAGGCGAAGCCATCAAATCTGACCGCGACGCCCGTTTCCACCAGCCAGATCAATCTAAGCTGGACAGACAATTCAACCAATGAAAAGGGATTCCGGATTCTGCGAAGCCAGGCCTCAAACGGCGTCTATGTCGAGATCACGCCGGTCGGTCCGAACCGGACGACCTACTCCAACATGGGATTGGCTCCATCAACCAAGTACTATTACAAAGTGCTGGCCTATAACGACACAGGTGAAACAGAACCGACGGAGGCTGTTTGGGCGACGACATTGGATGAAATGCCCCTGGCGCCGTCGAACTTGGTCGCGACACCTGCCTCGGACACCCAGATTGATCTCGGCTGGACCGACAATTCGGACAATGAGAAGGGCTTCCGTATCGAGCGGAGCTTATTGAGCAACGGTCCATGGACCGAGATAACTCCCGTCGGTCCCAACCGGACGACCTATGCGAATTTGGGATTGTCCGCCTCGACAAAATACTACTACCGCGTGCGGTCATATAATGATGCCGGTGAGTCCAATCCCACCACAACTGCTTGGGCCACGACGGATAGTCCGCAGCCACTTGAACCTTCTGATCTGGCGGCGACGGTCGAATCGAGCTACCAAATCAACCTGTCCTGGACCGACAACGCGCGCAATGAAACCGGTTACCGCATCGAACGTTCGACTATCGCCGCGGGCGGCCCCTATGTCACCGCGGGCACGGTCGGTGTCAATGGGAGCAACTTCTCTGACACCGGTTTGACGCCGGCGACGCTGTACTGGTACCGTGTGCTGGCCTTTAACAGTGGATACCAATCGAATCGGGTTGGCCCGGTCTCAGCCACAACGCACGATGTGCCGCCGGCGGCGCCAAGCCATCTTGAAGGTATGGCGATCAACAGCAGCCGGATCGATCTGACCTGGACCGACAACTCGGGGAACGAGACCGGATTCCAGATCGAGCGCGCAACAGCCGGTGCAGGACCCTACACCGCGATCGACACAACTGCGGCCGACGTGGAAGCCTACTCAAATACCGGCTTGACCGCCGCAACGACCTATTGGTACCAAGTGTCGGCTCTCAACGCATTGGGTAAGTCGGCGTCCGTCGATCCTATTTCGGTCACCACCGCCGTCGGCCCGCCGTCAAAACCCACCGGTTTGACGGCGACCGCGATTTCAAGCGAACGGATCGATTTGGAGTGGACCGACACATCTGACAATGAAACCCACTTTGAAATCGAACGCAGCGATGCAGAAGATGGAACATATGTGCAGATCGACACGGTCGGCGAAGATGGTGATGTTTTCTCCGACAGGGGATTGGACCCTTCAACCACGTACTGGTACCGTGTTTCATCCTCAAATGCGTCCGGTGATTCCACTCCCACCACTCCGGTATCTGCGACGACGCTTGCGGCGCCGTAA
- a CDS encoding tetratricopeptide repeat protein, which yields MKVSKTAKLAALIFLLALAPRVIFWAEWNRAGLLSLPVVDAHTYDQEARGLLEGGWPPEEPFWQAPLYSYFLAGVYRVAGVSWPAARLVNALLGAGTCLLAWCLARHLLSRKQAWIVFGICALYGPLLYFEGQLLRESLAAFLLTGWVLVQLKALSTAEKGGSPSVLWWLGAGMLLGLTALCRENALILAPLAVLWGFFIRNGGGRWLRPVLFMLGICVIVSPVTLYNLKQDNALIPISSGGGINFYLGNNADSRGVIAIRPGRFWSELTDRPRLESGAVTAGEKSAYFYREAFDWIIHHPADFVRNTMYKTAGFLSPHEIKRNQEIYEAREGSRLLRVLMWKAGPFGFPFGLLGPAALLGLWRAFRRRLTPRNPKGFYFLAAATLLFSIGVILFFPSARYRVVLTPVLAVLAVAGWTGFARAWKESAIVLVASLLVVNAGWVRSQEDPADQSFLRAYALVEAGRTEEALSELRLATKINPKHGEAWTTMAALYGMTGRPRESMGAAYAAIAIDSTNAQAWVNLGTTLMDMGDLQNAERKLSRAIQLAPHLADAWNNLGTCLIQQGRRQEALQAFDQALRIDPGHRCAAENRRRPR from the coding sequence GTGAAGGTGTCAAAGACCGCAAAGTTGGCCGCCTTGATCTTCTTACTGGCCTTGGCGCCGAGAGTGATCTTTTGGGCTGAATGGAACCGGGCGGGTCTTCTGTCCCTCCCGGTGGTCGACGCCCACACCTATGACCAAGAAGCGAGAGGGCTTCTCGAGGGCGGCTGGCCCCCCGAGGAGCCCTTTTGGCAGGCTCCCCTTTACTCCTATTTCCTGGCGGGCGTTTATCGCGTCGCGGGGGTCAGCTGGCCCGCCGCCCGCCTGGTCAACGCCCTCCTTGGCGCGGGCACCTGCCTGCTGGCCTGGTGTTTGGCGCGGCATCTGCTTTCACGGAAACAGGCCTGGATCGTCTTCGGGATTTGCGCGCTCTATGGCCCCCTGCTTTATTTTGAAGGGCAACTTCTGCGCGAATCGTTGGCGGCATTTCTTTTGACGGGGTGGGTTCTGGTGCAACTGAAGGCCCTCTCGACCGCAGAGAAGGGGGGCTCTCCTTCTGTTTTATGGTGGCTTGGGGCGGGCATGCTTCTGGGGTTGACGGCTCTGTGCCGGGAAAACGCCCTGATCCTCGCCCCGCTCGCCGTCCTCTGGGGATTCTTTATAAGGAACGGCGGCGGAAGATGGCTTCGTCCTGTCCTTTTTATGCTCGGCATCTGCGTTATTGTCTCACCGGTGACATTGTACAATCTGAAACAGGATAACGCCCTTATCCCGATTTCTTCCGGCGGCGGAATCAATTTCTATTTGGGAAATAATGCCGATAGCCGGGGGGTGATCGCCATCCGTCCCGGGCGTTTCTGGAGTGAGCTCACCGACCGGCCGCGGCTCGAATCCGGAGCGGTGACGGCTGGAGAGAAATCGGCCTATTTCTACAGGGAGGCTTTCGACTGGATCATCCACCATCCCGCCGATTTTGTCCGCAACACAATGTATAAGACGGCCGGATTCCTGTCACCCCATGAGATCAAACGAAATCAGGAGATTTATGAAGCCCGGGAAGGATCGCGCTTGTTGCGGGTTTTAATGTGGAAAGCCGGCCCCTTTGGGTTTCCTTTTGGGTTGCTCGGACCGGCGGCCCTGCTCGGGCTCTGGCGGGCGTTTCGAAGACGGCTGACCCCGCGCAACCCAAAGGGATTTTACTTTCTTGCGGCAGCGACTCTTCTTTTTTCGATCGGGGTTATACTATTCTTCCCCAGTGCCCGTTACCGGGTCGTGCTGACGCCGGTTTTGGCTGTCTTGGCTGTAGCGGGATGGACCGGCTTCGCCCGCGCGTGGAAAGAATCCGCCATTGTCTTGGTGGCGTCCTTGCTGGTGGTGAATGCCGGATGGGTTCGGAGCCAAGAGGATCCGGCGGATCAATCCTTTCTTAGGGCCTATGCCCTTGTTGAGGCGGGGCGCACGGAGGAGGCGCTCTCTGAATTGCGGCTTGCCACGAAGATCAATCCTAAACATGGAGAGGCCTGGACGACGATGGCGGCCCTTTACGGTATGACGGGACGGCCGCGTGAATCGATGGGCGCCGCCTATGCCGCCATCGCCATCGATTCAACGAATGCCCAGGCCTGGGTCAACCTGGGCACCACCTTGATGGATATGGGGGATCTCCAGAATGCCGAGCGCAAACTCAGCCGCGCCATTCAGCTGGCGCCGCATCTCGCGGACGCCTGGAACAATCTCGGGACCTGTTTGATTCAACAAGGCCGCCGCCAGGAGGCGCTGCAAGCCTTTGATCAAGCCTTGCGCATTGATCCCGGCCACCGTTGCGCGGCGGAAAACCGCCGCCGCCCGCGGTGA
- a CDS encoding DUF4123 domain-containing protein: MAPSVSTTEFIVQQIFLQPDTAVFGLYDAASAQNMPQILKGSRSEFICLYRGDLTPDMAEVAPYMVKLQKGALFNEWLVRQGWSRNWGLFVTTPESITLQEVATHFRRFLLIRDPEGRRLYFRFYDPRVMRVYLPSCNPEELKNIFGPVGHFFIEDEDPSALLRMNRDGEGLHIQRLMLETAN; the protein is encoded by the coding sequence ATGGCGCCCAGCGTATCGACAACGGAATTCATTGTACAGCAGATATTCCTGCAGCCGGATACAGCCGTCTTTGGTCTTTATGACGCCGCCTCGGCGCAGAACATGCCGCAAATTTTGAAGGGATCCCGATCAGAGTTTATCTGTCTTTATCGTGGCGACCTCACACCCGATATGGCCGAAGTCGCCCCGTATATGGTGAAGTTGCAAAAGGGGGCGCTTTTTAATGAATGGCTCGTTCGCCAGGGTTGGAGCCGAAACTGGGGGCTCTTTGTCACAACCCCTGAATCCATCACTCTACAGGAGGTGGCCACCCATTTTCGACGGTTCCTGCTGATACGGGATCCGGAGGGGAGGCGGCTCTATTTTAGATTCTACGATCCACGAGTCATGCGGGTTTATCTGCCAAGCTGCAATCCGGAAGAGTTAAAGAATATTTTCGGCCCTGTCGGCCATTTTTTTATTGAGGATGAAGACCCTTCCGCGCTTCTTCGTATGAACAGAGATGGCGAAGGACTCCACATCCAGCGTTTGATGCTTGAAACAGCGAATTAG